Sequence from the Clostridia bacterium genome:
AGTCCACGCTGGTCAAGCTCGTCACCGGGCTTCTCCGGCCGAGTTCCGGCGAGATCCGCTACCGCGGCGAGGACCTGACCTCGCTGCGCGTCGCGCAGATCGCGCAGCGCATCGGGCTGGTCCTGCAGAACCCGGACTACCAGCTCTTCAACGTCTCGGCGATCGAGGAGGTGCGGTTCGGCCTGCGCAACCTCGGCCTGCCGCCGGAGGAGGTGGAGCGGCGCGCCCGCGAGAGCCTCGCGGCCGTCGGCCTGGACGGGGTCGCGGACCTGTTCCCCTTCCGCCTAAGCTTCGGCGACCGGCGCCGCCTCGCCGTCGCCGCCGTGCTCGCCATGCAGCCGGACGTGCTCATCCTCGACGAGCCGACGACCGCCCAGGACTACCGCGGCCGCTACCTCCTCGCCGACCTGGCGGAGGAACTGCGCCGGGAAGGCCGCACCGTCATCATGATCAGCCACGACATGGAACTCGTGGCGCACTACGCTTCCCGCGTGGTCGTGCTGTGGGACGGGTGCGTCCTGACGCAGGGCCCGCCGCACGAGGTCTTCGCGCAGGAGGAGCTCCTCGAACGCACCAAGCTGCGCCCGCCGCAGATCGCGCCGGTCGTGCGCGCGCTGGCGCCCGCGGGCGTCCCGGCTGAAGCCGTGAGCCTGGAGCGCCTGATCGACGCGCTGCGACCGGCGCCGGGCGACGGGAACTAGGGAGGGAACGCGATGGGCGTGTTCCAATACAGCGCGCGGTCGACGCCGCTGCACCGCCTGCACCCGATCGTCAAGCTCGTGTACCTCGTGTTGACGCTCGTCGTCGTGATCTTTCCGTACCGCGCGACGCTGCCCGACCTCGTCGCGGTGGCGTACTGGGCGCTCGTCTCCCTCGCGCTCTGGGCGACGGCGCGCGTCGGCCTGCGCCAGTTCGGCTTCCTGATGCGGGTGCTGCTCTGGACGTTCGGGTTCATCATGATCTCGCAGGCGCTGCTGTACGAAGGCGGGCACGTCGTGTTCAGCCTCGGCCGGCTGGCCTTTTTCGGCAGCGACATCGGCTCCGTGACGGATGAAGGCCTCTTCTGGGGCGTGGTGCTGAGCCTGCGCATCCTCGCGGCCGCGCTCGCCCTGCCGCTCTTCGTGGTGACGACCTCGCCCGCCGA
This genomic interval carries:
- a CDS encoding energy-coupling factor transporter transmembrane protein EcfT; protein product: MGVFQYSARSTPLHRLHPIVKLVYLVLTLVVVIFPYRATLPDLVAVAYWALVSLALWATARVGLRQFGFLMRVLLWTFGFIMISQALLYEGGHVVFSLGRLAFFGSDIGSVTDEGLFWGVVLSLRILAAALALPLFVVTTSPAEIMGALGQLRVPAKVSFMFVSALSFTGLIFKLWQEILDAQRLRGFDMDAMNAWQRARRAYVPVVTPLILLLFRKGNDFQIAMDARGYAYPGRKTPLVPLRFGATEAAALVAAVGLFLVFVALKETWIRVA
- a CDS encoding ATP-binding cassette domain-containing protein gives rise to the protein ALALHLLETGALRPRPAGSGAGGAAPAAATAAPAAPAARSAVPVLELRGVTYSYPGAARPAVQDVSLTVHEGECVGIIGQNGSGKSTLVKLVTGLLRPSSGEIRYRGEDLTSLRVAQIAQRIGLVLQNPDYQLFNVSAIEEVRFGLRNLGLPPEEVERRARESLAAVGLDGVADLFPFRLSFGDRRRLAVAAVLAMQPDVLILDEPTTAQDYRGRYLLADLAEELRREGRTVIMISHDMELVAHYASRVVVLWDGCVLTQGPPHEVFAQEELLERTKLRPPQIAPVVRALAPAGVPAEAVSLERLIDALRPAPGDGN